In a genomic window of Piliocolobus tephrosceles isolate RC106 chromosome 1, ASM277652v3, whole genome shotgun sequence:
- the TDRKH gene encoding tudor and KH domain-containing protein isoform X2, giving the protein MSTERTSWTSLSTIQKIALGLGIPASATIAYILYRRYRESREERLTFVGEDDIEIEMRVPQEAVKLIIGRQGANIKQLRKQTGARIDVDTEDAGDERVLLISGFPVQHLILEKVSEDEELRKRIAHSAETRVPRKQPISVRREDITEPGGAGEPGLWKNTSSSMEPAAPLVTPPPKGGGDMAVVVPKEGSWEKPSDDSFQKSGAQAIPEMSMFEIPSPDFSFHADEYLEVYVSASEHPNHFWIQIIGSRSLQLDKLVNEMTQHYENSVPEDLTVHVGDIVAAPLPTNGSWYRARVLGTLENGNLDLYFVDFGDNGDCPLKDLRGLRSDFLSLPFQAIECSLARIAPSGDQWEEEALDEFDRLTHCADWKPLVAKISSYVQTGISTWPKIYLYDTSNGKKLDIGLELVHKGYAIELPEDEEEKRAVPDMLKDMATETDASLSTLLTETKKNSGEITHTLSCLSLSEAASMSGDDNLEDDYLL; this is encoded by the exons ATGTCCACTGAACGAACTTCTTGGACAAGCCTGTCCACCATTCAGAAAATAGCCCTGGGCCTTGGGATCCCAGCCAGTGCAACAATTGCCTATATCCTATACCGCAGGTATAGGGAAAGCAGAG AAGAGCGGCTGACATTTGTTGGGGAAGATGACATTGAGATAGAGATGCGGGTTCCCCAGGAGGCTGTGAAGCTCATCATTGGCCGGCAAGGAGCCAATATTAAACAG CTGCGGAAACAGACAGGTGCTCGGATTGATGTGGACACAGAGGATGCAGGCGATGAGCGAGTGCTGCTTATCAGTGGTTTTCCTGTTCAG CATTTGATACTGGAGAAAGTTTCAGAAGATGAAGAACTTCGAAAGAGAATTGCTCATTCTGCAGAAACCAGAGTCCCACGCAAACAACCAATCAGTGTGAGAAGAGAAGACATCACAGAGCCAGGTGGAGCTGGAGAGCCAGGTTTATGGAAAAACACCAGTTCTAGCATGGAGCCAGCTGCACCCCTGGTGACTCCTCCACCCAAAGGAGGAGGCGACATGGCTGTGGTGGTGCCAAAGGAAGGTTCCTGGGAGAAACCTAGTGATGACAGCTTTCAGAAGTCTGGAGCCCAGGCCATCCCAGAGATGTCCATGTTTGAAA TCCCCAGTCCTGACTTTAGTTTCCATGCTGATGAGTACCTAGAAGTCTACGTCTCTGCTTCTGAACACCCTAACCACTTCTGGATCCAGATCATTGGCTCCCGCAGCCTGCAATTGGATAAGCTTGTCAATGAGATGACCCAGCACTATGAGAATAGTGTG CCTGAAGACTTGACTGTGCACGTAGGAGACATTGTAGCAGCACCTTTACCTACAAATGGTTCCTGGTATCGAGCCAGGGTCCTCGGCACCTTGGAGAATGGGAACTTGGACCTCTACTTTGTTGACTTTGGAGATAATGGAGACTGTCCACTGAAGGACCTCAGGGGTCTCAG GAGTGACTTCCTAAGCCTTCCATTTCAAGCAATAGAATGTAGTCTGGCACGGATCGCTCCCTCAG GTGACCAATGGGAAGAGGAAGCTTTGGATGAGTTTGATAGACTCACTCATTGTGCTGACTGGAAGCCTCTGGTGGCCAAAATCTCTAGCTATGTCCAGACTGGGATCTCTACTTGGCCGAAGATCTACTTATATGATACTAGCAATGGGAAG aaaCTTGATATTGGGCTAGAATTAGTACACAAAGGATACGCAATTGAGCTTCCTGAAGAcgaagaagaaaagagagctgTCCCAGACATGTTGAAGGACATG GCCACAGAAACAGATGCCTCTCTCAGCACCTTGCTCACTGAGACCAAAAAGAACTCTGGAGAGATAACACATAccctgtcctgcctcagcttatcAG AAGCTGCTTCCATGTCTGGTGATGATAACCTTGAAGATGACTACTTACTCTGA
- the TDRKH gene encoding tudor and KH domain-containing protein isoform X1 — protein sequence MSTERTSWTSLSTIQKIALGLGIPASATIAYILYRRYRESREERLTFVGEDDIEIEMRVPQEAVKLIIGRQGANIKQLRKQTGARIDVDTEDAGDERVLLISGFPVQVCKAKAAIHQILTENTPVSEQLSVPQRSVGRIIGRGGETIRSICKASGAKITCNKESEGTLLLSRLIKISGTQKEVAAAKHLILEKVSEDEELRKRIAHSAETRVPRKQPISVRREDITEPGGAGEPGLWKNTSSSMEPAAPLVTPPPKGGGDMAVVVPKEGSWEKPSDDSFQKSGAQAIPEMSMFEIPSPDFSFHADEYLEVYVSASEHPNHFWIQIIGSRSLQLDKLVNEMTQHYENSVPEDLTVHVGDIVAAPLPTNGSWYRARVLGTLENGNLDLYFVDFGDNGDCPLKDLRGLRSDFLSLPFQAIECSLARIAPSGDQWEEEALDEFDRLTHCADWKPLVAKISSYVQTGISTWPKIYLYDTSNGKKLDIGLELVHKGYAIELPEDEEEKRAVPDMLKDMATETDASLSTLLTETKKNSGEITHTLSCLSLSEAASMSGDDNLEDDYLL from the exons ATGTCCACTGAACGAACTTCTTGGACAAGCCTGTCCACCATTCAGAAAATAGCCCTGGGCCTTGGGATCCCAGCCAGTGCAACAATTGCCTATATCCTATACCGCAGGTATAGGGAAAGCAGAG AAGAGCGGCTGACATTTGTTGGGGAAGATGACATTGAGATAGAGATGCGGGTTCCCCAGGAGGCTGTGAAGCTCATCATTGGCCGGCAAGGAGCCAATATTAAACAG CTGCGGAAACAGACAGGTGCTCGGATTGATGTGGACACAGAGGATGCAGGCGATGAGCGAGTGCTGCTTATCAGTGGTTTTCCTGTTCAGGTGTGCAAGGCCAAAGCAGCAATCCATCAGATCCTGACAGAGAATACCCCAGTGTCTGAGCAGCTTTCAGTTCCCCAGAGATCTGTGGGCAGAATCATAG GGAGAGGCGGCGAGACGATTCGTTCTATCTGTAAGGCCTCTGGAGCTAAAATTACCTGTAACAAAGAATCAGAAGGGACATTACTACTATCAAGACTTATAAAAATCTCAGGAACACAGAAGGAAGTGGCAGCAGCCAAG CATTTGATACTGGAGAAAGTTTCAGAAGATGAAGAACTTCGAAAGAGAATTGCTCATTCTGCAGAAACCAGAGTCCCACGCAAACAACCAATCAGTGTGAGAAGAGAAGACATCACAGAGCCAGGTGGAGCTGGAGAGCCAGGTTTATGGAAAAACACCAGTTCTAGCATGGAGCCAGCTGCACCCCTGGTGACTCCTCCACCCAAAGGAGGAGGCGACATGGCTGTGGTGGTGCCAAAGGAAGGTTCCTGGGAGAAACCTAGTGATGACAGCTTTCAGAAGTCTGGAGCCCAGGCCATCCCAGAGATGTCCATGTTTGAAA TCCCCAGTCCTGACTTTAGTTTCCATGCTGATGAGTACCTAGAAGTCTACGTCTCTGCTTCTGAACACCCTAACCACTTCTGGATCCAGATCATTGGCTCCCGCAGCCTGCAATTGGATAAGCTTGTCAATGAGATGACCCAGCACTATGAGAATAGTGTG CCTGAAGACTTGACTGTGCACGTAGGAGACATTGTAGCAGCACCTTTACCTACAAATGGTTCCTGGTATCGAGCCAGGGTCCTCGGCACCTTGGAGAATGGGAACTTGGACCTCTACTTTGTTGACTTTGGAGATAATGGAGACTGTCCACTGAAGGACCTCAGGGGTCTCAG GAGTGACTTCCTAAGCCTTCCATTTCAAGCAATAGAATGTAGTCTGGCACGGATCGCTCCCTCAG GTGACCAATGGGAAGAGGAAGCTTTGGATGAGTTTGATAGACTCACTCATTGTGCTGACTGGAAGCCTCTGGTGGCCAAAATCTCTAGCTATGTCCAGACTGGGATCTCTACTTGGCCGAAGATCTACTTATATGATACTAGCAATGGGAAG aaaCTTGATATTGGGCTAGAATTAGTACACAAAGGATACGCAATTGAGCTTCCTGAAGAcgaagaagaaaagagagctgTCCCAGACATGTTGAAGGACATG GCCACAGAAACAGATGCCTCTCTCAGCACCTTGCTCACTGAGACCAAAAAGAACTCTGGAGAGATAACACATAccctgtcctgcctcagcttatcAG AAGCTGCTTCCATGTCTGGTGATGATAACCTTGAAGATGACTACTTACTCTGA
- the OAZ3 gene encoding LOW QUALITY PROTEIN: ornithine decarboxylase antizyme 3 (The sequence of the model RefSeq protein was modified relative to this genomic sequence to represent the inferred CDS: deleted 1 base in 1 codon) yields the protein MLPRCYKSITYKEEEDLTLQPRSCLQCSESLVGLQVGKSTKQGNHDQLKELYSAGNLTVLATDPLLHQDPVQLDFHFRLTSQTSAHWHGLLCDRRLFLDIPYRALDQGNRESLTATLEYVEEKTNVDSVFVNFQNDRNDRGALLRAFSYMGFEVVRPGHPALPPWDNVIFMVYPLERDVGHLPSEPT from the exons ATGCTGCCTCGTTGTTATAAAAG CATCACTTATAAGGAAGAGGAGGACTTGACACTCCAGCCCCGTTCCTGCCTCCAGTGCTCC GAGTCCCTAGTAGGCCTCCAGGTGGGCAAAAGCACCAAGCAGGGTAACCACGACCAGCTTAAAGAACTGTATTCG GCTGGGAACTTGACGGTGCTAGCTACTGACCCCCTGCTCCACCAGGACCCAGTACAGTTAGACTTTCACTTTCGCCTCACCTCCCAAACCTCTGCCCATTGGCACGGCCTTCTCTGTGACCGTCGACTCTTCCTGGATATCCCATATCGGGCCTTGGATCAAGGCAACCGGGAAAG TTTGACTGCAACGCTGGAGTACGTGGAAGAGAAGACAAATGTGGACTCCGTGTTTGTGAACTTCCAGAATGATCGGAACGACAGAG GTGCCCTGCTGCGGGCCTTCAGCTACATGGGCTTTGAGGTGGTCAGACCAGGTcaccctgccctccctccctgggaCAATGTCATCTTTATGGTATATCCCCTTGAAAGGGATGTTGGCCACCTGCCCAGTGAGCCTACTTGA
- the MRPL9 gene encoding 39S ribosomal protein L9, mitochondrial — MAALVVTAPGRALLRAGTERLLRGGIQEVLRPRHEGNSPGLARDFSLSQNRGTVIVERWWKVPLAGEGRKPRLHRRHRVYKLVEDTKHRPKENLELILTQSVENVGVRGDLVSVKKSLGRNRLLPQGLAVYASPENKKLFEEEKSLRQGGKLEKIQTKAGEATVKFLKSCRLEVGMKNNVKWELNPEIVARHFFKNLGVVVAPHTLKLPEEPITRWGEYWCEVTVNGLDTIRVPMSVVNFEKPKTKRYKYWLAQQTAKGMAPTSPQI, encoded by the exons ATGGCGGCGCTCGTGGTGACGGCTCCGGGCAGAGCTCTGCTACGGGCGGGCACTGAGCGGCTGCTGCGGGGAGGTATCCAGGAGGTACTGCGGCCGCGACATGAAGGGAACTCCCCTGGCCTGGCGCGCGACTTCAGCCTCTCTCAAAATCGG GGCACGGTCATCGTGGAGCGCTGGTGGAAGGTACCGCTGGCCGGGGAGGGCCGGAAGCCGCGCCTGCACCGGCGACATCGCGTCTATAAGCTGGTGGAGGACACGAAGCATCGGCCCAAGGAAAACCTGGAGCTCATCCTCACGCAGTCGGTGGAGA ATGTTGGAGTCCGGGGTGACCTGGTGTCAGTGAAGAAATCTTTGGGCCGGAATCGACTCCTTCCTCAGGGACTGGCTGTGTATGCATCCCCTGAAAACAAGAAGCTGTTTGAAGAGGAGAAATCG CTGAGACAAGGAGGAAAATTAGAGAAGATCCAGACCAAGGCAGGTGAAGCG ACAGTGAAATTTCTAAAAAGCTGTCGCCTGGAGGTAGGAATGAAGAACAATGTCAAATGGGAGCTGAACCCTGAAATAGTTGCCCGCCACTTCTTCAAGAAT cttggTGTTGTGGTTGCCCCACATACATTAAAGTTACCAGAAGAGCCTATCACACGGTGGGGCGAGTATTGGTGTGAGGTGACG GTAAATGGGCTTGATACTATAAGAGTGCCTATGTCTGTGGTGAACTTTGAGAAGCCCAAGACCAAAAGGTATAAGTACTGGTTAGCCCAGCAAACTGCCAAGGGCATGGCCCCCACCAGCCCCCAGATCTAA